The Bacillota bacterium DNA segment TGCTTCTTATTTTTTTTATCCCTAGATCCTCGGCCATTTTCCGGATGTGACGGGCGGTGTTGATGCTGTTTAGGCTCGGTTCCACCACCACCAGCATTAAGTCCACGCCTCCGGCGGTGCCGCGGGTAAGATGCTCGATGCCCGCTCCCATGTCCATAATGACCACTTCGCCCTGATCTAAAAGCAGGGAGGAAACCAGCGCGCGCAAGAAGGTATTTTCCCGGCAGTAACATTCAGAGTTGCCCTTTTTTACCTCCCCCATGCGCAGAAACCGGATGTTTCCAAGGCGAATGGCATGGTTTTCGACCACGTCGTCCACCCGGGGGTTTAAGCGATAAACGTGTCCGCCGCCACTCCTCGCCCTGATCAATTCCTTCATTTCCGCCACGGGCTTAAGCCGGGCGGCAACCTCTCCGGGAACGCCGATGGCTGCAGCCAGGCAGGCGTCCGGGTCCCCGTCTATCGCCCAGACCAGCCGGTGGGTGCGGGCAAAGGATTTTATCAACGCGGCGGCGATGGTCGTTTTTCCTACCCCGCCCTTCCCGGAAACCGCCAGTTTCATTTGCGCACCTCTTGACTGCTTGTCGGCCGGGAATCCCCGGCTCATTTAATAAAGGCCTCTTATGATCCCCTCAAGGTACTCCCGCCACTTTTCCATTCTCGGGATTACCGGCGCGGTGTAATCCGCATTGGGGTGGCCGCGCCGGCAAACAGCGAAGGTTTTCAGATGGGGCGCAAAGTGCTTTAAGGTGGCCAGGCCGCGTTCGGCCAGATCACATCTGACGCCGGTGAAAAGAACCAAGTCGTGCGAACCGCGTCCCCTAACCCCCTGCCAGTCCGGCATTTTCAGAAAGTGGATGATTTCGATGATGTCGTAAACACAGTCCGGTCTTTTCCCGAACTCCAGCATCTTTTTCTTCACGTGTGCCGTGGCGCAGGTGAGAATGTTGTTTGCCCTGACGATTTCTAACACGTATTCGAGCAAAAGCTTTTCCCCGACTTCGGAGGTGATGGTCTCCGGCCCCAGAATGTATAACGGGTTCCTGGCCCGGTCGATAATCTCGGCCGCCTCAACCGGGTCCGAAACAACCCGGGCGGCCTTTGTTCCGGTTAACGTGTTCACCGTGTAGTACGGAACAAATAGAAATTCTCCCTCAGGCATTCTTGGCGCCCTCCCCTCACAGGTGATGCTCTTTACAAAATAATTTTTTTGTGCTGGAAAATAGTAGGAGCTGCCTACCTTAGCGTGGCCGAAACGGGCACCTTCGTTTCGTAAGTGCCGATGATGGTCGGCAGGGACAAAGCCGGCTTCGGCTGCCAGCCGACTGCTTTTAAGTAAGCCAGCACCTCTTTTTTGTAAACCAGGGGCACATCCCGTTCGGTGCGGACGAAGTTTTGCAGGTCGTCAGGAAGCGTACCCAAATGTTCTTTATAAACGGAGATATACTGATGCAGTTTGATCGCCCGGCCGGGAGAAGTGTCGTTTCGCCGCATGCAAAGCTTGATCATAGTGGGCAGAGCCCTTTCCCTGGTTTCCACGACGATGGCCATGTGCTCCGGGGTGGGCTCCCGGGTATCGACCAACTGCTCGGTCCGGCCGTCGATAACCGTCCAGTCGTCGTATTCCTTCTTGCTCATAAAGAGCCTTCTGTATTTGGCCCCGTGGGGACCAAGCAAAAGGGGAATCCCCCACCGTATGGCGCCCGTGCCGATGGCCAGGGCCTTCTGGGAATAGGGACCCCAAACCACGGCACAGGCACCCACCCGGTTGAGGATGTAGTCGGCAATCAATTCAAAATTGGCCCGGCCGGGCAAAGCGGCGAAGATGTTGGCGATCTTGATGGCGGCACCGACCACGTGCGCGTTGGAGACGCAGGAACCCACGTTGAGGACGCCGCCGGCGTCGAATGAAGGCGGGTACTTTTCGTAAATGGTCTTTCCATCGGCGTCTTTGTACATTCCCGCCGCCATTGCCGCGCATCCGGAAAGGCAGACGATGTACTTGCGGCGCGCCAGCTCCTCCGCCATCCAGGCCACGTCGCCAACGTCCGGATAATTGGAACACCCGGCAAACAGCACCACCCCCGGGATGGTACCCAAAACGATGGGGGAACCCACTTTTCTTATTTCCACGTCGTGGATCGGCCCCCGACCGACCCGCACTTTGTATTTCTCCGCTCCAGCCGCCGCCGCCATTAACTTTAGGATGGGAAGATTAAAATCGCAGGCGGCTTCACATTTCCCGCAACCGGTGCACTTCCTGAACAGATCGGCAAGCGGTTCCAGATTCCCTTCGCCGGCCTGGCTGACCGCCGTGCCGACCGGTAGCAGGTTGGCGCAGTTTTGATTGCACTTCTCGCACTTTTTTCGGCACCTGCCGGCGATCTCGACGGCCTGCTCGGGGGTAAGAATGGTTTTTTTGCGCGTCGGCGCCAAGGCCAGTGCCGCCTCTACCGCCGCTTGCGCCGCCTTGTCGGGGTCTAAAACCAGGACCTGTTTCTTTTCCCCGGCAATCATTTTTACAATCTCGCCGGTCTCTTTTTCGGTGACGTTGTCCAGACCGTAGCAGATTTTGTCCGACCAGGCGATGAGCGCCGCGCCTGTTTCTTTGGCGAGGGCCGGAATATCGGTCAGCACGCATTGCTCATCGGCCACAATCACGTCGGCGATGCCGGTTTTTAGAAAAAAGCGCTGCTGCGCCAGCGGGCCGACCACCTTCGCGCCCTCGTTGTACCGGGTGGTGTCCAGCGCCGTACAACAGATTCCGGCCAGTTCCACCTTGTCCAAAAGGTTTTTTCGCCGCAGGTAATCGGTCATACTGTTGGCGGCCGCGGCGTTGTGGCCCACCAGAAGGATCACCGGCTTCGTGCGGTCAATGGTGCCCCACCCCAGCTCGACCAGCGGTGTTTCAACCACCGACGTCGGGTAGTTAAACCCGGTGATTTGGGCGATGTCGCAGGCCTCCAAGGCGACGTGGTCCAGCATTCCGCAGTGGAAGGCCTTAGACTCGTAGTCCAGATTGCTTCCTTCCTGTCCGGTATGGGTGGCGGCAACCAGATGGATAAGTTCCCTTTCCACATATTCAACGGCCCGGCGCAGGTCGCCGAGGGTTTTCGGCTTTAAACCGAGCACGGTCCTGATGATCGGCGCTTCCACATTGACTTGGTCCCCCAAATCAAGCGGATGATTTTCGCCGTGCTTTTCAATAAGGTGCTCGATCAGGTGGCGCCCGTGCGCCCCATGGGCGGCGGCGCCCATCAAGCAGGAGATCAAGATCATCCTGGCCTGCTGGGTGGCCATGTCGATGCCGCAGGCACCTTTGCGGTCCAGCGTCAAGTCGCACTTGCCGAAATTGCATAAACAGCAGAGATCGCAAAACGGTGCATAAAAGGGCCGGTAAGTTTTCATCAAGCGAAAGTCCCAGTTGCGCAAGTCAGTCACCAGGGGCAGCGGTGTATGGCCTACGGCTTCCCAGGGTTCTTCGGCCCTGATGATTCCGTTGATTTTTTCTCTAAATTTTTCTGTTTTGCTCATTGCTTACTCCTGCCCTGAAAATAGTTGTTCCGGTCAAGCACAAAACTGTCTCCAACGGCATGGAGCAAGGAAAATTGCCCTTCTTGCCGTTACTTTCGACCGATAATTGTTTGTGTTTATTTCTTTCGCCGCCCTGTTTGTATTCAGAAGGTACCGGTTCGCCAACCACCTCTTTCACCGGGGGATGTCACCCAGTATAAAGGAGAACCGGTTTCCATACACCGGTTGGACTGTGAATTGCCTATTAAGCCGGGTGTACGGCAGTTAAACCGGATTAGGTACTGCCTCCGTGCGTGATCAGGAACAATTCAGGAGGTTTTTTCGACCGCTTGGCCCATCAAATGGTGGCACAAGGTTGGTACATCCACGCCTTAGCCGCGATACGCTTCCAGGAATGTCGCCCCAGCAGGTATGGCCATTTTTTTCCCGTCCACCGAAAGACAAATCGTCTGCATTCCTTGTTTCCGAAATTAGGTCATATGCCGGTGCCAGTGGCATCTCCACTCCCCTCCGGCAAACCGGCGAGACGCCAGGCCGCTTCGACGGTGTTGGCGAGGAGCATGGCCACCGTCATGGGTCCGACACCCCCGGGCACCGGGGTGATGAATCCGGCCTTGGGCTGCACCGAGGCAAAGTCCACGTCGCCCACCAAACGGCCGTCCAGCCGATTGATCCCCACATCGACCACCACCGCCCCCTCCTTGACCATGTTCCCCGTGATCATCTGGGGCCGGCCCACGGCCACCACGAGAATGTCGCCGCCCAAGGTCACGGCGGCCAGGTCCGGCGTCCGCGAATGGCACACCGTCACCGTGGCGTGGCGCTCCAGGAGCAACAGCGCCACCGGTTTGCCGACGATGTTGCTGCGGCCGACGACCACGGCGTGCTTTCCGGCAATGGAAACGCCCGACCGCTCCAGGAGCGTGATGATCCCCCGCGGTGTGCATGGAATCATGCCGGCCTCGCCGGTGACCAGGCGGCCGACATTCAGGGGGTGAAACCCGTCGGCGTCCTTCTCGGGCCGGATGGCTTCCATAAGCATGCGGGCGTCGAGGTGCGGCGGCAGGGGAAGCTGTACCAGAATGCCGTGAATGTCGATTCTCTCGTTCAGCTGCTCAAGCAGGCGGCGCACCGCCGCCTCCGGCACCGAGGCTTCCAGACGGTATACCTCGGAGTCGATACCCACCTCCCGGCAGGCGGCTTCCTTGTTCCGCACGTACGTCTGCGACGCCGGGTTGTCCCCGACCAGGACCACCGCCAGGCCGGGAGGGTGTCCGTACCTTTCCCTGAAGGCCTCCGCCTCACGGGCGGCCTCGGCCTTCACCCGGCCCGCAACCGCCTTGCCGTCAAGGATCCGTGGTTCCATCCCGACAGCACCTCCTTAAAATAAAAAAGTGGCTGGAGCAATGTGATTTGCGGGTGAGAATCATCCGCAACAGAATTAAAGGTCTATGTCAATAATTTTTGCGGGGGAGGAGGGGGAGGGGCAATAAAAACGCCGCCAGTTGTAGACTGGCAGCGACGGGTTGCCGGTTAACCGTCTCCGGAAGTCGGAAAAGCCCTGTTAATTATTCAGCAGCACACAGCGGCGCTAATCCGATCTGCACTTGCGGGCTGCTTTGGCCCGGAACCGTTCTTGGACCGCATCTCCGGTCAGTTCCCGCAGGGCGTCGGCGGCGACCCAACGGGCGTTCTTGCTCTTCCTAACCGGCCAGAACATAAATGTCTCCTTATACCGCCGCCAGTTCCCGGGCGATGGCTTGCACGGCGGCCACGGGGTCGGGGGCCGCGGTGATGGGGCGGCCGATCACCAGGTAGTCGGCGCCGGCCTGCACGGCTTGCGCCGGGGTCAGCACCCGTTTCTGGTCTTGCAATTCGGCGCCTGCCGGGCGGATGCCCGGCGTGATCAGCAGGAAGTCCGGCCCCAGGGCGGTGCGGAGCGTGGTCAGTTCCAGCGGCGAGGACACCACGCCGTCCAGGCCGGCGGCCTTGGCCAGCCCGGCCCAGGCCAGAACCACTTGTTCCAGGTTCTTCCCGAAGCCCAGTTCCCGGCTTAAGTTCTCTTGCTCCAGGCTGGTCAGCACGGTGACGGCCACGAGCTTCGGAACCGGGACCCCGGCCTGCGCCGCCTCCGCATGCGCCGCCTCGGCCGCCGCCCGCATCATGGCGAGGCCCCCGGCGGCGTGCACGTTGATGATGTGCGCACCCAGGCCCGCCAGCGCCCGCACCCCCTGGGCCACCGTTTCTGGAATGTCGTGCAGTTTTAAGTCCAGAAAGAGCCGGGCGTCGGCGGCGGCCAGCTCCTCCACGATCCGCGGGCCGTGGCGGAAAAAGAGCCGCATGCCGATCTTAAAGCCGCCCACCTCGTCCCGGAGTTCCCGGGCCAGAGTGAGCGCCCGCTCGCGCTCGTCCACGTCCAGCGCCACCAGAATCCGCCGGCCCGCCAACCCGCCGACCCGCCGACCCGCTGACGCAGGTGCCCCCGGGTGCCCCCGGGTATCCCCGGGTACCCTCGACTCCGACATCGCGATTTAACCTCCCGTCCGGTGGGCGGCGCCCACCAGTTCGTTTATGTCCCCGATCCCCTGCTCGGCCAGGTACTGTTCCAGGCCCGCCGCCACCGCTGCGGCCGCGCCCGGGTTGACCAGGTTCGCCGTGCCGACGGCCACGGCCCGCGCTCCGGCCAGGATGAACTCCAGGGCGTCGCGCGCGGTCATGATGCCGCCCATGCCGATCAGCGGCAGCGCCACCGCCCGGTAGACCTGCCACACGGCGCGCACCGCCACCGGGCGGACAGCCGGCCCGGAAAGGCCGCCGAACACGTTGCCCAGGAGCGGCCGGCGCCGCTCCACGTCGATGACCATCGCGGAGAGCGTGTTGATGAGCGACAGAGCGTCGGCCCCCGCCCCGGCGGCGGCCAGGGCGATGGTCCTGATGTCGGTCACGTTGGGCGAGAGCTTGGCGATCACCGGCAGGGCGGTGTTCTCCCGGACCCGCCGGACCACCTCGGCCGTCATTGCGGGCTCGGTGCCGAACGCGATCCCTCCGGCCTTCACGTTCGGGCAGGAGATGTTCACTTCCAGGGCGGCGATCCCGGGCACCCCGTCCAGCCGCCCGGCCAGGCGGGCGTACTCGCCGGCCGTTTCGCCGGCGATGCTGACGATGACCGGGACCCCAAAGCGCGCCAGGCGCGGCAGGATGTCCGCCACCAGGGCTTCCACGCCGGGGTTTTGCAAGCCCACGGCATTGATCACCCCGGCCGGGGTCTCGGTAATCCGGGGTGGCGGGTTGCCGGCCCGGGGTTTTAACGTGATCGTTTTAACCACCAGCGCGCCGAGCCCGGAGAGGTCCAGGTAGGGCGCGTACTCCTCGCCGAAGCCCACCGTTCCCGAGGCGGTGAGCACCGGGTTTTTGAGCTTGAGCCCGGCGATGTCGACCGCCGTTTTCGTTTTCATTCCCAGACCACCTCCCGGGCGGGGAATACCGGGCCGTCGGCGCAGACCCGCCGGTACTCCCACCGTTCCGGAGTACCGATCCGGCAGCTGCAGCACACGCAGGCCCCGATGCCGCAGCCCATCCGCTCCTCCAGGGAGAACTCGCCGGAAAGCCCGAGCGTCTCCAGCGCGCCCGCCAGGGCGCGGAGCATCCCCGGGGGCCCGGCGGCCGACACCCAGTCCACGGGCTCGTGGCAAACCGTGTCCAGAAACAGCTCGACCACCGAACCGGCATGCCCGCGGGAGCCGTCGTCGGTGGCCGTGAAAAGATCGACCGGCAGGATGCTGAAGTCCACCACGTCCAGTTCGGCGGCGGTCCGGGCGCCCTGGAAGACGGCCACCGCCCGCCGGGGTACCCCGGAGTGCCCAGGGGTACCCGCATTAGCGGGTTGGATGCCCGGGGGTACCCCAACGGAAAGCTCGCGCGCCAGGAAAAAGAGTGGGACGACGCCGAGGCCCCCGCCGACAATAGCGACGCGGCGGTGCCCGACCCACTGACGCGGGTGCCCCGGCTGACATGGGTGCCCCGACTGACGTGGGTGCCCCGGCGGTTCAAAGCCGCGTCCCAGCGGGCCAAGGACGTTCACGCGCTCGCCCGTCCTCTTCTCCGCCAAAAGCCCGGTGCCGCGGCCGACCACCCGGTAGAGGATGGTAACTGTGCCCCGCTCCCGGTCGGCGTCGTGCACGCTCAAGGGGCGGCGCAGCAGGGGGTCGGCCGACCCGACCCAACCCAACCCGATCCGACCCACTGACGTGGGTGCCCCGCGCGGGTGCCCCGCGCGGGTGCCCCCGTCGCAGCGCACGTGCAGGAACTGGCCGGGCTTGACAGCTTGGGCGATGTCCGGCGCCGCGAGCACCAGGCGGCGGCAGCCGGCCGCCACCCGCCGGTGGGAAACCACTTTGGCGTCCGTGATGTAGGTCACGCGTTCAAGCACCTCCTGCGGGCGGAGCGGGGGCTCGGCCTGGGAGAGGGGGACAGGCACCATTTTCGGCACGGCAGGCTACCGGTGGATGCTTCTGCTTGCCTTCCGAAAATGGAGCCAGTCCCCGGCCGAACCCCAGGCCGTCATCTGAACCGTCACTGATACGTATTTACTTAGGAGCACCCTGACTTATCTAAAATGACGAACCGCCGGTTGCACCGGATTGGGATCTCGTTTTTTAGGAGACGTACTCCTGGAGCGGGATCAGGGGCATTGCCTCGCCCCGCTGGCGCGCCCGCATCACCTCGATGACCACCCGGGCCGTGTCGAGCGACGTCAGGCAGGGGACGCCCATCTCCACCGCGGCCCGTCGGATCCGGAAGCCGTCGCGGGTGGTCAGCTTGCCCTTGGTCAGGGTGTTCACCACCAGGTGGATCTTATTCCCGCGGATCAGGTCCACGAGGTTCGGGGAGCCTTCGTGCACTTTGCGGGCCACCTCCACGGTGATCGCCCGGCTGCGCAAAAAGGCCGCCGTGCCCTCGGTGGCCACGATCTCAAACCCCAGGTTGACCAGGCTCCGGACCAGCGGCAGCGCCTCGTCCTTGTCGCGGTCGGCGATGGTCACCACCGCTTTGCCGCTCGAGGGCAGCGAGTAGCCGGCCGCGAGGCAGGCCTTGTAGAGCGCCAGGGCGTAGTCTTTCGATACGCCCATTACTTCTCCGGTGGACTTCATTTCCGGACCCAGACACACGTCCACGTCCAGGAGCTTCGCGAAGGAGAACACCGGCGCTTTCACGGCGATGTTCTGCGTCTCCTCGTACAGGCCGCCCCGGTACCCCATCTCCGCCAGGGTGGCCCCCAGGCAGATCCTGGTCGCCAGGTTCACCATCGGGATGCCGGTGACCTTGCTCAGGTAGGGCACGGTGCGGCTGGAGCGCGGGTTCACCTCCAGGACGAACACCCGGCCCTTGTGCAGGACGAACTGGATGTTCACCAGGCCCCGGATCCTCAAGGCCCGGGCGATCTGCTGCGTGTAGTCGAAGAGCTGCTGCTTGATCTCCGGGGTGAGGCTCTGCGGCGGGAACA contains these protein-coding regions:
- a CDS encoding ArsA-related P-loop ATPase; translation: MKLAVSGKGGVGKTTIAAALIKSFARTHRLVWAIDGDPDACLAAAIGVPGEVAARLKPVAEMKELIRARSGGGHVYRLNPRVDDVVENHAIRLGNIRFLRMGEVKKGNSECYCRENTFLRALVSSLLLDQGEVVIMDMGAGIEHLTRGTAGGVDLMLVVVEPSLNSINTARHIRKMAEDLGIKKIRSIGNKIRSERERKFIDESFQNGELLGFVGYDESIWENAMREKDIKAGEKLQSEVEALKKKILEGGCGEICESY
- the cdhB gene encoding CO dehydrogenase/acetyl-CoA synthase complex subunit epsilon; this translates as MPEGEFLFVPYYTVNTLTGTKAARVVSDPVEAAEIIDRARNPLYILGPETITSEVGEKLLLEYVLEIVRANNILTCATAHVKKKMLEFGKRPDCVYDIIEIIHFLKMPDWQGVRGRGSHDLVLFTGVRCDLAERGLATLKHFAPHLKTFAVCRRGHPNADYTAPVIPRMEKWREYLEGIIRGLY
- the pyrF gene encoding orotidine-5'-phosphate decarboxylase codes for the protein MSESRVPGDTRGHPGAPASAGRRVGGLAGRRILVALDVDERERALTLARELRDEVGGFKIGMRLFFRHGPRIVEELAAADARLFLDLKLHDIPETVAQGVRALAGLGAHIINVHAAGGLAMMRAAAEAAHAEAAQAGVPVPKLVAVTVLTSLEQENLSRELGFGKNLEQVVLAWAGLAKAAGLDGVVSSPLELTTLRTALGPDFLLITPGIRPAGAELQDQKRVLTPAQAVQAGADYLVIGRPITAAPDPVAAVQAIARELAAV
- a CDS encoding dihydroorotate dehydrogenase: MKTKTAVDIAGLKLKNPVLTASGTVGFGEEYAPYLDLSGLGALVVKTITLKPRAGNPPPRITETPAGVINAVGLQNPGVEALVADILPRLARFGVPVIVSIAGETAGEYARLAGRLDGVPGIAALEVNISCPNVKAGGIAFGTEPAMTAEVVRRVRENTALPVIAKLSPNVTDIRTIALAAAGAGADALSLINTLSAMVIDVERRRPLLGNVFGGLSGPAVRPVAVRAVWQVYRAVALPLIGMGGIMTARDALEFILAGARAVAVGTANLVNPGAAAAVAAGLEQYLAEQGIGDINELVGAAHRTGG
- the cdhA gene encoding CO dehydrogenase/acetyl-CoA synthase complex subunit alpha codes for the protein MSKTEKFREKINGIIRAEEPWEAVGHTPLPLVTDLRNWDFRLMKTYRPFYAPFCDLCCLCNFGKCDLTLDRKGACGIDMATQQARMILISCLMGAAAHGAHGRHLIEHLIEKHGENHPLDLGDQVNVEAPIIRTVLGLKPKTLGDLRRAVEYVERELIHLVAATHTGQEGSNLDYESKAFHCGMLDHVALEACDIAQITGFNYPTSVVETPLVELGWGTIDRTKPVILLVGHNAAAANSMTDYLRRKNLLDKVELAGICCTALDTTRYNEGAKVVGPLAQQRFFLKTGIADVIVADEQCVLTDIPALAKETGAALIAWSDKICYGLDNVTEKETGEIVKMIAGEKKQVLVLDPDKAAQAAVEAALALAPTRKKTILTPEQAVEIAGRCRKKCEKCNQNCANLLPVGTAVSQAGEGNLEPLADLFRKCTGCGKCEAACDFNLPILKLMAAAAGAEKYKVRVGRGPIHDVEIRKVGSPIVLGTIPGVVLFAGCSNYPDVGDVAWMAEELARRKYIVCLSGCAAMAAGMYKDADGKTIYEKYPPSFDAGGVLNVGSCVSNAHVVGAAIKIANIFAALPGRANFELIADYILNRVGACAVVWGPYSQKALAIGTGAIRWGIPLLLGPHGAKYRRLFMSKKEYDDWTVIDGRTEQLVDTREPTPEHMAIVVETRERALPTMIKLCMRRNDTSPGRAIKLHQYISVYKEHLGTLPDDLQNFVRTERDVPLVYKKEVLAYLKAVGWQPKPALSLPTIIGTYETKVPVSATLR
- the folD gene encoding bifunctional methylenetetrahydrofolate dehydrogenase/methenyltetrahydrofolate cyclohydrolase FolD — its product is MEPRILDGKAVAGRVKAEAAREAEAFRERYGHPPGLAVVLVGDNPASQTYVRNKEAACREVGIDSEVYRLEASVPEAAVRRLLEQLNERIDIHGILVQLPLPPHLDARMLMEAIRPEKDADGFHPLNVGRLVTGEAGMIPCTPRGIITLLERSGVSIAGKHAVVVGRSNIVGKPVALLLLERHATVTVCHSRTPDLAAVTLGGDILVVAVGRPQMITGNMVKEGAVVVDVGINRLDGRLVGDVDFASVQPKAGFITPVPGGVGPMTVAMLLANTVEAAWRLAGLPEGSGDATGTGI
- a CDS encoding dihydroorotate dehydrogenase electron transfer subunit → MTYITDAKVVSHRRVAAGCRRLVLAAPDIAQAVKPGQFLHVRCDGGTRAGHPRGAPTSVGRIGLGWVGSADPLLRRPLSVHDADRERGTVTILYRVVGRGTGLLAEKRTGERVNVLGPLGRGFEPPGHPRQSGHPCQPGHPRQWVGHRRVAIVGGGLGVVPLFFLARELSVGVPPGIQPANAGTPGHSGVPRRAVAVFQGARTAAELDVVDFSILPVDLFTATDDGSRGHAGSVVELFLDTVCHEPVDWVSAAGPPGMLRALAGALETLGLSGEFSLEERMGCGIGACVCCSCRIGTPERWEYRRVCADGPVFPAREVVWE